One genomic region from Edaphobacter dinghuensis encodes:
- a CDS encoding DUF2393 family protein encodes MSDLKQTENTPANTARSAGEPAIFGTKPPASGGIPMVAWVVAALVVVLVIVGMIMAGRGKGRATPTNSIQPLATYAGSLPLSQLAMSESTSISGGKSTFVDGHIKNTGSATVTGITVQVLFGNAEGSSPTIDTLPLTLIRTRQPYIDTQSVGSSPLKPGDERDFRLIFESIPENWNMEMPEVRVVSVETK; translated from the coding sequence ATGAGCGATCTAAAACAGACGGAAAATACACCGGCAAATACGGCGCGCAGCGCGGGTGAACCGGCGATCTTCGGAACCAAACCTCCTGCAAGCGGCGGAATACCGATGGTCGCATGGGTGGTTGCGGCACTGGTGGTCGTGCTGGTAATCGTTGGCATGATCATGGCCGGACGAGGAAAAGGACGCGCGACTCCGACCAATAGTATCCAGCCCCTGGCGACCTATGCGGGCAGTCTTCCTCTCTCGCAGCTTGCCATGAGCGAATCGACGAGCATCTCCGGGGGAAAATCTACCTTTGTGGATGGGCACATCAAAAATACAGGCAGCGCAACGGTGACCGGAATTACCGTACAGGTGCTCTTCGGCAACGCCGAAGGATCATCGCCGACGATTGACACGCTGCCGCTGACCTTGATTCGCACCAGGCAGCCTTATATCGATACCCAGTCCGTGGGGTCATCGCCGCTGAAGCCGGGCGACGAACGCGATTTCCGTCTGATCTTCGAATCCATTCCAGAGAACTGGAATATGGAGATGCCCGAAGTACGGGTAGTCAGTGTAGAGACAAAGTAA
- a CDS encoding OmpA family protein — protein MMKSGSTFGLSVLILGGAMGVAALAQSNTPTIQTSTDNTAASASTANMNPSDNSTYATGKPLEMQSKEGFWGHMNPFARKKWVKRQLDPIRDRDNELDQLQAKNANDIRDVDTRAQAGIHRAMDAANTADEHAQSAASTANSAQTLANTASTRTDALNTTVGNLDQYSEVTSASIPFAKGRTALGPKGKADLDDLATKLAGQKGYIVEVQGYSRGGVQTSQAMADSVVRYLVEEHQVPVYRIYRTGMGRNTAEDGGISNGVKVALMHNSLATMNSNSASNVVPNSPAASATTGVSAPPEQ, from the coding sequence ATGATGAAATCTGGCAGCACTTTTGGCCTCTCAGTTCTCATCTTAGGTGGCGCGATGGGCGTGGCTGCACTCGCGCAGTCGAATACGCCAACCATTCAGACCTCCACAGACAATACGGCGGCTAGCGCAAGCACGGCTAACATGAACCCGTCGGACAACAGCACCTACGCCACTGGCAAGCCATTGGAGATGCAATCCAAGGAAGGCTTCTGGGGTCACATGAACCCCTTTGCCCGTAAGAAGTGGGTAAAGAGGCAGCTCGACCCGATCCGGGACCGCGATAACGAACTGGATCAGTTGCAGGCGAAGAACGCCAACGACATCCGCGACGTAGACACCAGGGCACAGGCTGGCATTCACCGTGCCATGGACGCTGCGAACACCGCCGATGAGCATGCGCAGAGCGCAGCAAGCACTGCTAACTCCGCACAAACTCTGGCCAATACGGCCAGCACCCGGACAGATGCTCTGAACACCACGGTCGGCAACCTCGACCAGTACTCAGAAGTGACTTCAGCTTCAATTCCTTTCGCCAAGGGCCGCACAGCTCTGGGACCGAAGGGTAAGGCCGACCTCGACGATCTGGCCACGAAGCTGGCCGGTCAGAAGGGCTATATCGTTGAAGTACAGGGCTATAGCCGCGGTGGAGTGCAGACTTCGCAGGCGATGGCTGACTCGGTTGTCCGTTACCTGGTTGAAGAGCATCAGGTTCCTGTCTATCGCATCTATCGCACCGGTATGGGCAGAAATACTGCGGAAGATGGCGGCATCTCGAACGGCGTAAAGGTCGCTCTGATGCATAACAGCCTGGCTACCATGAACTCCAACTCAGCAAGCAACGTTGTGCCTAACTCACCCGCAGCTTCAGCGACGACGGGTGTCAGCGCACCTCCGGAGCAGTAG
- a CDS encoding phosphoadenylyl-sulfate reductase: MSVLEAGIDYEALTAEELMAQVLRDSAGKNVCLTSSFQTEDMVVLHLLRQHLRDVPVIFLETGYHFKELIAYRDRMVAEWGLNLINAMPLTTLEEHEAKYGLLHIVQPTQCCQIRKVEPLMRSLEPFDWWFTGLRREQSPTRAGLKKVEDHKLPTGRHLKKVSVLADWAWDDVTRYAEKHGIPELELYARGYTSIGCEPCTAIPEAGADARSGRWGGKKLECGIHTFSEKS; this comes from the coding sequence ATGAGCGTACTTGAAGCGGGTATCGATTACGAAGCATTGACGGCTGAAGAACTCATGGCACAGGTTCTGCGCGATTCGGCAGGAAAGAATGTCTGCCTCACCAGCAGCTTTCAGACCGAGGACATGGTAGTTCTGCATCTGCTGCGCCAGCATCTCCGCGACGTCCCGGTCATCTTTCTGGAGACGGGGTATCACTTCAAGGAGCTGATCGCCTATCGCGATCGGATGGTCGCGGAGTGGGGACTAAACCTTATCAATGCGATGCCCCTGACCACGCTCGAAGAGCACGAAGCGAAGTACGGTCTGCTACATATCGTCCAGCCGACGCAGTGCTGCCAGATTCGCAAGGTCGAGCCGCTGATGCGCTCGCTGGAGCCATTTGACTGGTGGTTTACTGGACTGAGACGGGAACAGTCGCCCACACGGGCTGGCCTGAAGAAAGTGGAAGACCATAAACTGCCCACTGGCAGGCACTTGAAGAAGGTGAGCGTTCTGGCTGACTGGGCTTGGGACGATGTCACCCGCTATGCAGAAAAACATGGCATTCCAGAGTTGGAGCTTTATGCCCGTGGCTACACCAGCATCGGCTGCGAGCCCTGCACGGCGATTCCCGAAGCAGGCGCAGACGCCCGCAGCGGTCGCTGGGGAGGCAAAAAGCTGGAGTGCGGGATCCATACTTTCTCCGAGAAAAGCTAA
- a CDS encoding CCA tRNA nucleotidyltransferase produces the protein MAISISANPGYIAARNIVLTLRAAGHQAFFAGGCVRDLLLGLDPKDFDVATSATPDAVQKMFPKTLAVGAHFGVILVCSEDGITTEVATFRHDGAYSDGRRPDAVRFSTDAREDVLRRDFTINGMLLDPVALEENGDASSATLDYVGGRQDLAAKILRAIGEPSLRFAEDKLRMLRAVRFAARLDLEIESRTMAAIRNTAAQIGQVSTERIRDELTLMLTEGHARRTFELLDTTGLLQQVLPEATRMHGVQQPPQFHPEGDVWTHTMLLLEKLQPEASVTLTWGALLHDIGKPATYRAPNPNDPNDRIRFNGHVEVGVRIAEEILGRLRFSNEDTAQVVALVKNHMRFGDVLQMRQSTLKRFLRLPRFDEHLALHWLDCTSCHGDLTLYNFARQQYETAPAEHIQPKLLVTGRDLIAAGYRPGPQFKAMLEAAEDAQLEGHATTHAEALAVVKEQFGQPAS, from the coding sequence ATGGCCATCTCCATCAGCGCAAACCCGGGATACATCGCAGCTCGCAACATCGTTCTTACTCTGCGCGCTGCCGGCCATCAGGCTTTCTTCGCAGGCGGATGCGTGCGCGACCTTCTGCTCGGTCTTGACCCGAAAGACTTTGACGTTGCCACCAGCGCGACACCGGACGCTGTGCAGAAGATGTTTCCGAAGACACTTGCGGTTGGCGCTCACTTCGGCGTCATTCTTGTCTGCTCAGAAGATGGCATAACGACAGAGGTCGCAACCTTTCGTCACGACGGGGCCTACAGCGATGGCCGCAGGCCTGACGCGGTTCGATTCTCGACCGACGCCCGTGAAGATGTTTTACGACGCGACTTCACCATCAATGGAATGTTGCTCGATCCTGTCGCCCTCGAAGAGAACGGCGATGCATCGTCGGCGACTCTCGATTATGTAGGAGGACGCCAAGATCTCGCGGCAAAGATCCTGCGTGCTATCGGTGAGCCGTCGCTGCGATTTGCCGAAGACAAATTGCGAATGCTGCGGGCTGTACGATTTGCTGCGCGTCTCGACCTCGAAATTGAATCCCGCACCATGGCTGCAATTCGCAATACAGCCGCACAGATTGGCCAGGTCAGCACCGAGCGCATCCGCGATGAGCTGACGCTGATGCTGACCGAGGGCCATGCCCGGCGCACCTTTGAATTGCTCGACACCACCGGCCTGTTGCAGCAGGTTCTACCCGAAGCCACGCGGATGCACGGTGTTCAGCAGCCTCCGCAGTTTCATCCCGAGGGCGATGTCTGGACGCACACTATGCTGTTGCTCGAAAAACTTCAGCCGGAAGCCTCCGTGACCTTAACCTGGGGAGCGTTGCTGCATGACATCGGCAAGCCAGCGACCTATCGTGCGCCAAATCCCAACGACCCAAACGACCGCATCCGCTTCAATGGTCATGTCGAAGTCGGTGTCCGCATCGCCGAAGAGATTCTTGGCCGCCTGCGCTTCTCCAACGAAGACACCGCGCAGGTTGTCGCTCTGGTCAAAAATCACATGCGCTTCGGCGACGTTCTCCAGATGCGGCAATCGACGCTGAAGCGCTTTCTCCGTCTGCCGCGCTTCGACGAGCATCTCGCTCTGCACTGGCTCGACTGCACCTCCTGCCACGGCGATCTTACGCTCTACAACTTCGCTCGACAGCAATATGAGACCGCCCCCGCAGAGCATATCCAACCGAAGCTGCTCGTCACAGGCCGCGATCTCATCGCCGCAGGGTACCGCCCCGGCCCGCAGTTCAAGGCAATGCTCGAAGCTGCAGAAGATGCTCAGCTCGAAGGCCATGCCACTACACACGCGGAGGCGCTAGCCGTCGTGAAGGAACAATTCGGGCAGCCGGCGAGCTAA
- the cysN gene encoding sulfate adenylyltransferase subunit CysN — translation MATHTVIPESSVRFEEFLDAHLEQEMLRFTTAGSVDDGKSTLIGRLLHDTKSVYEDQLAAVAKSRVNRASGGHVDFSLLTDGLKAEREQGITIDVAYRYFSTSKRKFIIADTPGHEQYTRNMATGASTADVAIVLIDAKAYLKQGSLLPQSRRHTYIASLLGIPHVVAAVNKMDLVGYSEETFAAIRGEFLELARRLGLKSVEAIPVSALEGDNVVTSSQKTPWYSGPTLLEYLETVPLGAGEVNGPVRFPVQLVLRPDANFRGFAGQVARGTLRAGERVIALPSRRETTVKRIVTYDGDLDAAAYPQSVTVELEDEIDLSRGEMLVSASEAEDALPQISRHFRAMVVWMHEDPLVVGRTYVAKHTTRTVRATVRAIRHRVDVGTLEQVNASQLEMNEIAEVEFETSLPLFFDSYADNRGTGALILIDGVTNATVGAGMIVAAMETSAETAARTVLVWVPEQKPLAARVVEALQLRGERAVLVDDALIPDTALAGAVRALQLTGVIAVTARSLDVDALARIEGFAEDGVLLGEGRDEDEILRLAGVSE, via the coding sequence ATGGCAACGCATACTGTGATACCCGAGTCGTCTGTACGCTTCGAAGAGTTTTTGGACGCGCATCTTGAGCAGGAGATGCTGCGCTTTACCACCGCAGGCAGCGTGGACGATGGCAAGAGCACACTGATTGGGCGCCTGCTGCACGACACTAAGAGCGTCTATGAGGACCAGCTTGCGGCAGTAGCGAAGAGCCGCGTGAATCGCGCTTCAGGCGGACATGTGGACTTTTCGCTGCTGACCGACGGCCTTAAGGCCGAGCGCGAACAGGGCATCACCATCGACGTGGCTTACCGTTATTTTTCGACGTCGAAGCGCAAGTTCATCATCGCCGATACGCCGGGTCATGAGCAGTACACCCGCAACATGGCGACCGGTGCTTCGACGGCGGATGTCGCCATCGTGTTGATCGACGCCAAGGCTTATCTGAAGCAGGGAAGTCTGTTGCCGCAGTCGCGCCGCCATACCTACATCGCCTCGCTGCTGGGAATTCCGCATGTGGTCGCTGCGGTCAACAAGATGGACCTGGTGGGCTATTCGGAGGAGACCTTCGCGGCGATTCGCGGGGAGTTTCTGGAGCTGGCCCGACGGCTTGGGCTCAAGAGTGTTGAGGCGATCCCGGTGAGCGCGCTCGAGGGTGATAACGTCGTCACTTCCAGCCAGAAGACGCCGTGGTACTCCGGCCCAACGCTGCTCGAGTATCTGGAGACGGTGCCGCTGGGTGCTGGCGAGGTCAATGGTCCGGTACGCTTCCCGGTGCAGCTTGTCTTGCGGCCCGATGCCAACTTTCGCGGCTTTGCCGGTCAGGTAGCACGTGGAACGCTGCGCGCTGGCGAGCGTGTCATTGCACTACCTTCAAGACGCGAGACGACGGTCAAGCGCATCGTGACCTACGATGGCGATTTGGATGCCGCAGCCTATCCGCAGAGCGTGACCGTCGAACTCGAAGATGAGATTGACCTGAGCCGTGGCGAGATGCTGGTTTCGGCCTCGGAGGCCGAGGATGCTCTGCCGCAGATCAGCAGACACTTCCGCGCCATGGTGGTGTGGATGCACGAGGACCCTCTGGTGGTCGGGCGCACCTATGTCGCCAAACACACCACGCGGACGGTACGTGCCACAGTGCGCGCTATCCGTCATCGCGTCGATGTTGGCACGCTGGAGCAGGTCAATGCCAGCCAACTCGAGATGAATGAGATCGCGGAGGTTGAGTTCGAGACCAGCCTGCCGCTCTTCTTTGACTCCTATGCCGACAACCGGGGAACAGGCGCACTGATTCTGATCGATGGCGTGACCAACGCCACAGTTGGCGCGGGGATGATCGTCGCTGCGATGGAGACTTCGGCAGAGACGGCAGCACGTACGGTGTTGGTGTGGGTTCCCGAGCAGAAGCCGCTGGCAGCTCGGGTCGTCGAGGCTTTGCAGCTTCGCGGGGAGCGAGCTGTGCTGGTAGATGATGCTCTGATTCCGGATACAGCCTTGGCAGGCGCTGTGCGCGCGCTGCAACTGACTGGCGTTATTGCGGTTACGGCGCGTTCGTTGGATGTTGATGCGCTGGCTCGCATTGAGGGCTTCGCCGAGGACGGCGTTTTGCTGGGCGAAGGCCGCGATGAGGACGAGATTCTGCGGTTGGCAGGAGTGAGCGAATGA
- the cysS gene encoding cysteine--tRNA ligase, producing the protein MATIELFNTLSGKVEALAPVGAPALRMYCCGPTVYDYGHIGNFRTFLHVDVLRRFVRQQGIDTKHVMNVTDVDDKIIRNAASAGVPIAEYTAKYERAFFEDLDALGIQMSEHVAHATSCIPDMVGLIEKLAAKDIAYQTEDGSWYFRIARFPEYGKLSKKDFEGIEDGARVDVDEYEKDAARDFALWKAVKPGEQHWETPLGSGRPGWHIECSAMATKFLGDSFDLHAGGEDLMFPHHENEIAQSESASGKTFARHWMHVRFLLVEGKKMSKSEGNFYTLRDLLLKGYRASAIRFLLISVPYRHQMNFTFESLAESTNAIERLRTFHQRMLKGGFADGLDADIAAATAKAEQGYTASLANDLNTAEARAAIFDLVRTANSAADAGTLRAGNVAEILRVLDLFDGVFAVLEDRDAALTRAALAWAESEGRLGEVAPELLNNLSLSDAEIDALVAERTQAKKTRNFARADAIRNDLLAKGILIEDSKDGVRWKRK; encoded by the coding sequence GTGGCAACGATAGAACTCTTTAATACTTTGAGCGGAAAAGTTGAAGCACTGGCACCGGTAGGCGCGCCCGCGCTGCGAATGTATTGCTGCGGCCCCACTGTCTACGACTACGGCCATATCGGCAACTTCCGCACCTTTCTGCACGTCGATGTGCTGCGCCGCTTTGTTCGCCAGCAGGGAATCGACACCAAGCACGTCATGAACGTTACTGATGTGGATGACAAGATCATCCGCAACGCTGCCTCGGCAGGCGTTCCCATTGCCGAGTACACGGCCAAGTACGAGCGGGCATTTTTTGAAGACCTCGATGCACTTGGCATTCAGATGTCGGAGCACGTCGCCCACGCTACTAGCTGCATTCCCGACATGGTTGGCCTGATCGAAAAGCTGGCCGCCAAAGATATTGCCTACCAGACGGAGGATGGAAGCTGGTACTTCCGCATCGCCCGTTTTCCGGAGTACGGCAAGCTCTCGAAGAAAGACTTTGAGGGCATCGAAGACGGTGCTCGCGTTGATGTCGACGAGTACGAGAAAGATGCCGCACGCGACTTCGCCTTGTGGAAGGCGGTCAAACCCGGCGAGCAGCATTGGGAGACGCCGCTGGGTTCGGGACGTCCGGGCTGGCATATCGAGTGCTCGGCGATGGCGACGAAGTTTCTGGGAGACTCTTTCGACCTCCACGCCGGCGGCGAAGACCTGATGTTTCCGCACCATGAGAATGAGATCGCGCAGTCGGAATCAGCCAGCGGAAAGACCTTCGCTCGCCACTGGATGCACGTTCGCTTTCTGCTGGTTGAAGGCAAGAAGATGTCGAAGTCGGAGGGCAACTTCTACACACTCCGTGATCTTCTGCTCAAAGGCTATCGTGCCTCAGCGATTCGTTTTCTGTTGATCTCTGTGCCTTATCGGCACCAGATGAACTTTACCTTCGAGAGCCTTGCCGAATCGACCAATGCGATTGAGCGTCTGCGAACGTTCCATCAGCGCATGTTGAAGGGCGGCTTTGCAGACGGTTTGGATGCAGACATCGCCGCGGCGACTGCAAAGGCGGAACAGGGTTACACCGCATCGCTGGCCAACGACCTGAATACGGCCGAGGCACGGGCGGCGATCTTCGATCTCGTACGCACGGCCAACTCTGCTGCCGACGCTGGAACGCTTCGCGCCGGCAATGTCGCCGAGATTCTTCGCGTGCTGGATCTCTTCGATGGCGTATTTGCTGTGCTCGAAGACCGTGACGCAGCTCTCACCCGCGCTGCGCTTGCGTGGGCGGAGTCGGAAGGCCGCCTTGGCGAAGTCGCTCCGGAGCTCCTGAATAACCTGTCACTTAGCGATGCGGAGATCGACGCCCTTGTTGCGGAGCGTACGCAGGCCAAGAAGACCCGCAACTTCGCACGCGCTGATGCTATTCGCAACGATCTTC
- the pelA gene encoding pectate lyase, translating into MHRTHVPFLLASLLVFTPLHAAVIGTSKPAQSITAERIAQLPAKDRAAWTAYLDRSQQQMRIDRATLAAERIPDTPEPPLPKESFSARSMPLHRDAVWYGTPEARHIADVIVSFQTPAGGWSKNLDMSGPARLRGQSYTTDNLSKHLGPDDFDAPKDPHWNYVGTLDNDATNTELHFLALVSAATPGKDGDPYRASFLKGIHYLLAAQFPNGGWPQVWPLEGGYHDAITYNDNAVTESAEVLTAVAEGGSDYAFVPVGLRRESGKAAHRALECILATQIVVDGKRTIWAQQHDTLTLAPVSARNFEPVALATGESSDILLYLMELPHPSPAVVASVQAGIAWLKTTAIHGQVWIGGRDTPGGRHLEPQAGAGPLWARYYSITTGKPIFGDRDKTIHDTVSDLSLERRNGYAWYGSGPEQALEAYVVWSTHHSTATR; encoded by the coding sequence ATGCATCGAACGCACGTTCCCTTTCTCCTTGCCAGCCTTCTTGTGTTTACTCCGCTGCATGCGGCAGTCATCGGCACCAGCAAACCGGCGCAGTCGATCACAGCAGAGCGGATCGCCCAACTTCCAGCGAAAGATCGCGCCGCGTGGACTGCCTATCTCGATCGCTCGCAACAGCAGATGCGCATCGACCGCGCTACGCTTGCGGCTGAACGCATACCAGATACTCCTGAGCCGCCATTGCCGAAGGAGAGCTTCAGCGCACGCAGTATGCCGCTGCACCGCGATGCTGTCTGGTATGGAACGCCGGAGGCGCGGCACATAGCCGATGTGATCGTCAGCTTTCAGACACCTGCAGGCGGATGGAGCAAAAACCTCGATATGAGCGGCCCTGCTCGTCTGCGCGGACAGAGCTATACCACCGACAATCTCTCCAAGCACCTTGGGCCGGACGACTTCGACGCCCCCAAAGACCCGCACTGGAACTACGTCGGAACGCTGGACAACGATGCCACCAACACGGAGCTTCACTTCCTTGCGCTGGTCTCTGCCGCCACTCCGGGCAAGGACGGCGATCCTTACCGTGCCAGCTTTCTCAAGGGCATCCATTATCTGCTCGCCGCTCAGTTTCCCAACGGAGGCTGGCCGCAGGTCTGGCCACTCGAGGGTGGCTATCATGACGCCATCACCTACAACGACAACGCTGTTACCGAGTCGGCGGAGGTGCTAACGGCCGTTGCCGAAGGAGGAAGCGACTATGCATTCGTTCCCGTTGGCCTTCGCCGCGAGTCGGGTAAAGCTGCTCATCGCGCGCTCGAGTGCATTCTGGCCACACAGATCGTTGTCGACGGCAAGCGCACTATCTGGGCGCAGCAGCATGACACGCTTACCTTAGCTCCAGTCTCCGCCCGAAACTTCGAGCCGGTAGCCCTTGCTACGGGAGAGAGCTCAGACATCCTGCTCTACCTCATGGAGCTTCCGCATCCCTCCCCCGCCGTCGTTGCGTCGGTCCAGGCTGGCATTGCGTGGCTCAAAACTACTGCTATTCATGGTCAGGTCTGGATCGGCGGCCGCGACACCCCGGGCGGACGTCATCTTGAGCCACAGGCTGGAGCCGGTCCTCTCTGGGCGCGCTACTACAGCATCACCACCGGGAAGCCTATCTTCGGCGACCGCGATAAGACCATTCACGACACCGTAAGCGATCTATCGTTGGAACGCCGAAACGGGTACGCATGGTATGGCTCTGGACCGGAGCAGGCGCTTGAAGCGTATGTCGTCTGGAGCACGCACCATTCCACCGCAACGCGCTGA
- the tsaD gene encoding tRNA (adenosine(37)-N6)-threonylcarbamoyltransferase complex transferase subunit TsaD, whose product MALPYDKEMRDHNRTALILGIESSCDETAAAVVRAGSEALSNVVASQMSLHANYGGVVPELASREHLRNVVPVVREAMAQAAVSFDDLAAIAVTEGPGLAGALLVGITYAKALAFGLGKPLIGVNHLEGHIHAVLMETRQRSEAAMELPLLALVVSGGHTHLYLAQQGEQGAWSYRNVGRTVDDAAGEAYDKVAKLLGLGYPGGPWIDALARRGNPRAVTFNFAQIKSRPHREGISIPNKKTPLSTSGPGFDFSFSGIKTAVLRYIETHDMRQSVEARRKAIAAMGDAKPDIDAVAALCDAQTLDLIASFQYAVVGNLLRQTFAAAESFGARGIVVSGGVAANSELRRRLQAEADRRGLPIAFPSLALSTDNAAMIAAAAWPKFLAEDFAPEDLAATPQLRLGQS is encoded by the coding sequence ATGGCTCTCCCCTATGATAAAGAGATGCGCGATCACAACAGAACGGCCCTGATCCTTGGCATCGAAAGCTCGTGCGATGAGACAGCGGCGGCTGTGGTTCGTGCAGGCAGCGAGGCTCTATCGAATGTAGTGGCTTCGCAGATGTCGCTTCACGCCAACTATGGCGGCGTCGTGCCTGAGCTGGCCTCGCGTGAGCATCTTCGCAACGTCGTTCCAGTGGTGCGCGAGGCGATGGCGCAGGCAGCCGTAAGCTTTGATGATCTAGCCGCCATTGCTGTGACCGAAGGCCCGGGGCTGGCTGGTGCGTTGCTGGTCGGAATTACCTATGCCAAGGCGCTTGCGTTTGGACTGGGTAAGCCGCTGATTGGTGTGAATCACCTTGAAGGCCATATCCACGCTGTCTTAATGGAAACACGTCAGCGCTCCGAAGCCGCCATGGAGTTGCCACTGCTGGCGCTCGTCGTCTCGGGCGGCCACACGCATCTTTATCTGGCGCAGCAGGGCGAGCAGGGAGCGTGGAGCTATCGCAATGTTGGTCGCACCGTGGACGACGCAGCAGGCGAGGCTTACGACAAGGTGGCAAAGCTCCTTGGCCTCGGCTACCCCGGAGGCCCCTGGATCGACGCTCTTGCTCGACGCGGAAATCCCCGCGCAGTCACCTTCAACTTTGCGCAGATCAAGTCTCGGCCACATCGCGAAGGAATCTCGATTCCCAATAAAAAAACGCCTCTATCCACAAGTGGACCCGGTTTTGACTTTTCTTTCAGCGGAATCAAAACCGCCGTGCTTCGCTATATCGAAACGCACGACATGCGGCAGAGCGTCGAAGCACGGCGCAAAGCGATTGCCGCAATGGGCGACGCGAAGCCGGATATCGACGCTGTCGCTGCCCTCTGCGATGCGCAAACGCTCGATCTGATCGCATCGTTTCAATACGCTGTTGTCGGCAATCTTCTTCGCCAGACCTTCGCTGCGGCAGAGTCGTTCGGAGCCCGCGGCATCGTTGTATCGGGTGGTGTGGCGGCAAACAGCGAGCTTCGGCGTCGGCTTCAGGCAGAGGCTGATCGGCGTGGGCTTCCCATTGCCTTTCCGTCGCTGGCGTTATCGACGGACAATGCCGCCATGATCGCGGCTGCGGCGTGGCCGAAGTTTTTAGCCGAAGATTTTGCACCGGAGGACCTCGCCGCGACCCCGCAGCTCCGGCTGGGGCAGTCATAA